agatatttttggttgtcacaattgggGGGTACTTCTGGCacctagtgggtggaggccagggatactgctaaatatcctacaatgcacaggacggcccgccccctcacccccacccaccagAAAGAACTCTCTGGCCCACagtgtcagtagtgctgaggttgagaaactttgGCCTGTTCTGGTCGGATTTTTTTTTGGCAGTTTCAATGTTGTTTATGATGTCTAAAGCACGGAGACTGTGGCTCCAGGCACATGGTGtttatatgagaaaaatgttttatcaCTTGCCTAATCAAATGTTGAAACTTTATTTTCTGGGTGCTGGAAAGGGTGGGGTTAGTGGAAATATAGTACAGCCTTGATCACTTTGCTTTCCCTTGAGTCTGTCAATGATTAATGGAACTCTCTTTGCCCTGAGGAGGTTGTCAGAGGTAGAGGAAAGAACTTTGAAAGTGACTTTACTACTATACACAACTCAGGCTGTCTTTCAGAGAACCACAAAAACGGGAAAAGTTGACCCAGGGTACACACAACTGGAGCTGTCTCCTGTGTTCTTCATTTGCTTTTGAGTTTTCCAGATGAGATGGGAGAATTCACTCCAGAGGGTAGAAAGGGCAGCATAAGGGCTGCACCCCCTTGAGGCAAAGGGCCTTGGAGAAGTGGTCGTGGGAGCCGACTCTGCAGGCGGAGCTGTGGTTCCTCTCAGAGAGTGGGCCCCGCTGCTCCAGCTTTCAGGATCCTCTCCAAGGGGCTGACTCCAAGCAGGGACGACTTAGGAAGGCCCTGTGGGTGTTTTTACAAGTAGCTGGGATGACTTGGGTTTTAGGAGAAATCCATGGATGTTAGTAACCTCCTTGTTTTCTCCTGAAGACAATTATAGTTAGTGTTTCAGGGCAGAAGGTTCTAGTTTCTGTTTTCCCACAAAGTGCTGATCAAGACAGGTGCTAACGAGGGATTCCTCAGAAGCTGGACGGCAATCTGAGTGGGCCATAGTCTTGGATCTTCATCACTGCATTCAAACCGTTTGTAAACACTGGAGGAGAGTCAGGTACTGGGAGAACTGAGTACATGTTCAGAAATGAAATCGTGCTCATCTAGAAGTTTTCCCCTAAAGTGGTTTAGTCTCTGACGTCGGCCATGGATGGTATCACTGATGTGCTGAGTTTTCAATCTTGGCCTTTGGAATCGGAGGTTTCCTAATAGAGTGAGCTGAGGTGctggcacttttttcttttctggcccCTGGACTTCCTGTTTGTGGCCATACCCATTCATGCTGTAAAGGCTTGGCCCCCAACACGAAGTGAAAAGTACCCTAGGGATCACCTAGTGCTAGTCCAACACCTTCCCTTTTTCAGGGAAGGAAATCAGGCTAAGAGAGGCcatgtgatttgcccaaggtcacacagctagcctGCAACGGAAGTGGATCGACATCCCTAATCTCAGTCCAACGTACACATTAtgggagaggaggtggtggggaCCGGCCAGCTCCAACGTGACAGGAGGCTCTGATCAGGTCTCAGACTGTGACTGACTTCCCTCACACTGACACCCATAGGAAGCAGGGCCAGAGGGGAGGCAACAGCCTTGCCTGGTCCTTTGATCTTTGGTTTCAATACTATGATGTGTGGTTCTGCTTACCCTGCAGTACCATTTTACATCTTAATAATTTAAAGGCCTTACCTTTGGCTCTGTAGATtcatttgtatataattttccggaggggaaaaaaatctgtcttcatTTAAAAGCAATTTGGTTAAGCTTTAACTAACTATGTAACCACTCCTCACCCATAATGGGAATGCTAACAGAGGAAACATTACCTGGGTCATAGGAAACATCAATTCTGCATGTGGCTTTGCACTGGGATTGGGCAAAGCAGGGTCTCCTTTTCCACATCCATGAAATAATCTCCATTGCCTTTAGCTTCGTAGGTATAAAATGTCTTTCACTTGGGTCTGTGTGCAGTCTGCTGGACCAGAAGGACTTCCTTTTGCGttgctttttaaagaatgaagTCTTTTAGACACACAAACAGCTGTGGAGAAGGCTGACACCCATGTCCCCGTGTCCTGAGCTTGTGCCTCCACTCCTCCACCACAGCAGTCATCTCTCCTACAAGCGCCCTGTGGCCCCTGGGCTGCGGACGACTCTTAGGGGGTTTACTGGCTCCAGGTTAgtaggttttttttaagattttttttcctttttcttcccaaagccccccggtacatagttgtatattcttagttgtgggtccttcgagttgtggcatgtgggacaccacctcagcatggcttgatgagtggtgccacatccacgcccaggatttgaaccagcgaaaccctgggttgccgcagcagagtgcacgaacttaaccacttggctatggggccagcccctccacattAGTTTTTACAGTGGACTTTCAGCTTGGCCTTTTCTGTACTTCATGGGTAGAGCTAATTTGCGTGCTGGATTTTCTGACTGCTGGCTGTTTCCCCCTGCAGCTGGGGGCTGATGGCTCCCTCTGAGCCCTGACTCAGGCCAGCAGCCAGATTATCTAATTCCTCTTATGGAAAGGGCAGTGCTGTTCCTAACTCATGCAAGGAGCCTCTTGCCCAGGCGTGGGTATCAATTCCCGGCCCTGGAGGCCCCTCCCTGGGTCTTGgccccaccaccaccctccccaaGTCCCCATCATGGGCCTACGGGCTGTGCTCACAGCTCACCAACACGGCAATGGTTTCTTCATTCCTGGTGCTTGAATATATCCCTTTTATACTTCTGAACTCAGCTATGTATCTtcagttgtattttaaaatattttacctagTTTTGgaaaaaggatttttctttttccttagtctCCTTGAATAATCCCTACAGTCCCTAATCTAGGGTTCCTACATGACCTGGGCTTTTCAGGGTGAGACGGCTAATTTCTCAGCTAAAAATGCTTTCTAGGATATTCTCCACCTCAAGTGGACCAAATGACCCAGTTTTCTcctaaatatgtttaaatgtttCCTGATGCCTGGGAAGAAAAGGCCTATGAAAGGGACACCTgtcatcttccatctctttggtaGAAAAGACAGAGCCCCATTCAGCTGATGAGAACAGCTCTGACTCCAGAACATCCTGGTGTCTTCCAAGCGGGCGTCATGATCCCAGGCTCTCCTGGAGTGCTTGTTGATGAGCAAGAGGAAGCAAAAGCTCTGACCTGGGGACGCCACCAACCTGCCTAAACCAGGAGCCGTCACCGCTGCCTCTCCTCAGCCTCCCTTCAGGACCGAGTGGTTCAGAAGGGCTCAGTTTTACAGGCTCCTTAACACCTTCCAAACTCTGCATGCAGAATGGGTGGGTCAGGGGAATGGTCCTCAGCTCTGGGGGCAGCTGGAGCGGCCCTGTTCCCTTGCCCCACAGTACCACAGCATGGTCCCATTTTCAGTGTGTGCTGAGACGTGAGAAAGACCGAAGAACACAGCCCTGAATAAACCTCTGCAAGAGTTCCAGCGTCTCCtccaaatgagtgaataaaatcaAAGCTTCCTCCAAGGGCATGTCCTGTTATTTTTACAAAGCTTTATTGAAACCTGTATGTCAAGGTGACAGTAATTCAGTgttttgaaaataacaaaagaggGTACTCCGGACTCAGGTTTACCAAATAAATACCGGAAAGCAGGGAGCTTAGTCCCCCATCTCCCAGCAGGAACACAGAGCATGCCGACAGCTTCTGCTGACTCGGGGACAGGCACCTACGCTAACGGGCATGTCTGCAGCATCTCCCTGGAAACTAGGCCGAGTGTAAAGAGGTTCGCTTTGGTCCAAAGGATGTTTTCCCGACACAAATTTAGAAGGCTGCTGTCAAGTTCTAAGTTCCTTCCAGAACAAGCAACAGCAACTGCTGCAGCCTGCTAGGAACAGAGGTCCTGAGCAAGGTGGCATGGGCTAGGGTGGGGTGCTTCTGCCAAGTTGTCAGGGTAACACCATCACCTCAGTATGCTCAGAATAAAAAGCTGCACAACCTTCCAGCGAACGGTGGTCAGTCCTCAGGATCACCCAGCTCGATGGAGAAGTCCGGCAGCAGTTTTCCGTCTGCTTCGAGAACAGATTATCGCTGAGCACAGGGCACATGATCTACAGTCTAGTCGGGGTGATGTAAAAATTGCCTTAAGGCTGTATAGTCAGCCAcctctggttaaaaaaaaaagtacttagtGCACATTTAATGTAAGAAACAATTGTAAAACTTCATCTGAAAATCAGATGGGTTCTAATTTCTATAGAAATTATACCTCCctggagcagagaaggggagaCAATCTATTGCTTTGATTTCAAAGGACCGGCAAGACCAACACTGTACTTGCTGTTAGCTCCAGTCAGGCCTCAACAGGGTCAATGCATGGCCTTAAAAATGCACATATGATTAGAAATTTCGTGTGGCCTCGGTCACTGCTTCCCAGATTTTTTACTAGCAAAGTAGTCAGTGTTTATTTTTGGCTTAGGAAAAATCTCTGTGACCAGTTGAGAGGCTGTCCTTTTAGAACCACAGCTGCCCTCACGCACTGCGGTGTGGGGCTGCAGGCCTTCCGCCTTCCCCGACTCCGTTCTCGGCCTCGATGAGCCCCGAGCTCACACTCACTGGGTGCTAAGAGAACCGTTCCAGACCGAGGTGCTTCAGGAGCTGCTGTACCCGGAACAAACCTTCCAGCAGGACTGGGCAGGTATGAAATGTCTTATAAAGAGTGTGAAATGAGAAATTTACAGTCCATTCTCTCTAGTGGAAAACATGCACACGTGGAGCCTGGTGGTACAAACTGTTCCCTGGGGCCCACCGTCGCCTCCCAGCTCTTCATATGGGTTTGTATAACAAGGTGGTGACGTACTTTTTCTTGTACCGGTGAGTTGCGCTGAGCACCATCACTCCATCCTGAGGAAGAGGGTGGAAATGATCAAAGGCAGGACTAAGATGGGGGCTCAAACCTGAATGCATGAGAATCATCAAGGGTGCTTAATACAAACACAGAGTGCTGGGCCCGCCTTCAGAACAGGAGCCTGTGAGTGTGCATCAGGTCCTGGACGCTGCCCTTTAGAAAAGTATTCCAGATAATTCTGTTGCTAGGGGGCGTCAGGGCACACTTCAAGAAACAGCTCTAACATCGACAAACCTGTCATTACCTTGATAGAAAGCGCATAAAGGTGGTTCAGCATGACGTGGTTGGGCTCAGGGAGCAAAGCTGGATCACACTGTAGGGGAACAAAAGCACACGTGAGCATTGAGGATTGGGAAGTCAAGAAGATTCTCCCCTTTATTTCACAGCACCAGGTAtcagaggaaaggaagcaggctctcaccccTTCTTCCTAAACCAGGCAGCGAAAGGGCTTGTCCAAGAAGACAGGTGAGGTGAGGGGATCGTGCCTCATTATCCAACTAACAGGAGCTTCCTGTGTGCCTGCTGGGCACAATGGTGTGTGTCTCTGGTCAGGCTTTCCCTTTGCGTCTAAAGTGGGGGCCATGGCCCTGTCCTCTTACtgaaggaggggcaggaagaaagAGCTGTCCAATGAATGCACTTTCAGAGAAAGCAGGAAGATACAATTTATACTAAACGCTCCTGAGTAGTGGATTGCAAAACTCCTGTCTGTAAGATGCAGCCAGGGAGCCTGAAGAAGGAAATGGAtaattgggggagggggagaggcgcAATCACTCTGTAAAAGCTCACACAGGACTGGCACttatcttcctattttttaagaAAGGCCAGATATCTGGATTTTTTTCCAATGTACACTCCCCAATTTTATAAATGCTAATTCAAAAAAGGCGTAGGGCAAAAGCTGTCAGGCGTGTGCATGGGGGGGACTCTCGATGGAGCGGGAGGACCTAGTGCCCTGAGAATGGCGAGTCCCCGGGTAACACACCATGACCGCTGTAGGGGACGCCTGCACACGAGTGCATTCAGCTCCACATCTCAGCACACAGGCACCACTTCTCTGTGGAGTCCGGAGCAGCAGCACGATGACTTCACCACCTGTGCCTTTGAGGTGGTGGCTTGGACAAAGTGCAAGAACATCTAAGAATTATGCCGTGCATTCTGGAGCTGGGAGAACCAGGCAATCCAGGTTAAACGGAATGGAAAATTAACCACAAGGGGATAACGGGATGCTCTTCAGGATCCAGGAGGGTACACATTCTTTTCGAGAGTGATATCAATTTCTCAGAGGAAATGTGTGTTACCCAGATACCCTAAATTTTGATTCAGGAGCAGTGATGTTTCTGAAAGCAATTTGGTGATTCAAACTAGATTCCAAAATCTGGGCACCAGAGGAGAAATCTCATTACACAGCTTACTGGAAGGTTGGTTACGTTATTTTGTCACGAAACTTAAAAGGAATGGGGCTTGGGCTGAGGCAGAGTGAAATACAAGGAAGATAAATTCAGAAAGGCTTGTGGGACGGGGAGGCCACACCCACACTCGGGAACATCCTGCTATGTGGACCCTGGCAGTTAACACTGGTGGGCAACATGGAGCTTTTTCACGAGCTGTTTCGCAAGAGGTGGACTGAAGGAGGAGCATGGAGGGCGGTCCCGCAGACGCCTGTGCACTCACCGAAATCCCCGTGTCCTTGTTCAGGATGACCTGGAGCAGATGTGGGGGGAGGATGGGTGGGGCTTTAAACCGTTCTTCTGGTTTTGAGACGTAGGGCTCCTGATGGTAGGGTCCTGGTGGGGAACTGGACAGCTCTGTTGGGAGATGGTGAGAGGACATTTACTTTGAAAGTTAGCAGGTCTGGGGCAATCTCATTTAACTTATGGTATTGCCTCGTTCTCCTTGTCTCTTGTTCCCTCAACACAGATTTATATTCTCTTGGAGAATATACAGGCTCCAAGGGTGAAGAGCAGAGGCAATGAGAAATCCCTTCTGGAATGTGGCTGACTGGCATAAAATTCAGCAGCAAACTCAAGACGCCCTGGCGGAAGACAGAAGTTGTGGCAAAGTGTGTCTGGGTCAGACTAACAAGGAAGCTGCTCACAATAACCTAACCTCACATGCCACCGCAGAATAATGCTTCCTTCTCGCTTCAGGCCAGGCTGGCAAATACCGCAAAGAAGCTCAAGGCTTCAAGTGAGGCTTAAGTGGCTAAGCTCAAGTTACGAGCACTACCACCAGAATAAAACAGAAGATAAAGCAGCCTGTTTATACAGAGGCAGTGGTGAAAACAGGTTATACAAGGCACCGGCACgtttcaaaactaaaaaaaaaaaaaaattgaaaagctgaTCTCTAAAGGTTCTTTAACTTCATCACTCTCAGGTTCCTTTCAAATTCTTGAGTATCTCGATCATACAGATACATTAAGAAGCTTCCAAAAGCAGCTCACTTAGTGATGTTTGGCTAGCTGAAAGGGACTGAGCTGTTAACCAAGGGCACCTGGGATGAGCCTGGTCGCTAATCCTCGGGCTGTCCAGAATAAACCTGATAGGCCCTAGCTCTGCCAATTCCCTCCACGTCCATTTCTAGGGGACAGGCTCCCTTCACATGACCCAACCACATCAGAGCAGGAAACTGAGAAAAGCATTAAGTGCACAAGACGGAGCCATTAGGAGTCAATCCATATTTGGGGAAAGCGAGTATCTACATCGGACAAGTCTACAGCAAGCGGGAAGTTGCTTTAGCGGCAGCGAGGGGTCAGTTTTCCTTCCCCAGGTGATCTGTGCTGCTGCAGCTCAACTAAAAGCTTTGGTGTGAGGCCTAAAATTCCATGTATCGGCGAGTAGGGGCTATCTGGACATCTCCTCCAGCCTCCAATTCTCACCTatgtgaaaagaaagaatttctctaAAAGATCAGTTAGCTTTCCAGATGGAAGAATGCTATCTTTGGATTTCCAATTCCTGCTCAACAACCTGACCTGTCAGCCACAGCAAGCCCACCACGGTCGATTTACCACTTTAATTTGTGAGCCAATAAGAATGAGAGACCCTGGTGGCAGAACCTCCAGGCCCAGCCAGGTGACAATGAAGACTCGTCCTGTAAACAGAACTGAATCCATTTTCTTAGACTGCCAGACACAGTCCTGGGACACCTTGTCACTGCCTCCCTCGGGGGTCTAGGAAGTGTTCAAACCCCCGCAAGGAGGGGCAGCTGGTGTTGACACTTCAGATCGTAACACATTCTTCCCCCTGAATTGTAACAATTATGTTTCCAGGGAGTTTCTTCCTGTGGGGTGTGGATGGAAGCAACTTATCGAAAGGTCGATGACTAGACAATTCTTGGAAGACGACACAGTTTTACTAGGATGGTACTGAGCAGACTGTGCTGGATGGCCTGTTTCCCGTGGTGAGCCTCTTTCTCCCCTGAAGGGATTCTGACAAGGTGCTAATGGACCACAAAAGTCACGGCCAAGGTCACCGAGTGTCCATTTATCACCCGTCAGGCTGAAATTCTCCAGGCACCTCGAGGGGACAGTGAGTGGGCAGAGAGCTGGCAGGCTTCCCCAGTGCTGGCTCATCCCTGACCCAGTGCAACTCTCGGAGCCTCTTGGGCCCTGGCCCTGGTACGAACTCAAGCTCTGGCTCTGTGTCCACTGTCTACTCTCTGTGGAGGCAGACCCACTGAAGACCAGGAACACGACTGACAGCTCCCTTGGAGATAAATTTCAACAGCCTGACCTGACAGAGTTAGGAATTAGGCCCTTTACAGAGCTACAAACGTCCACCTCATTGGGCAGCTTGAGCTCAAGAGTGAGAGGCAAGAGAAACAAGAGTATTTCTAGACTGCACAGCCCCCACCTCTACACACGTGGTATAAAATAACTGTGTTCATACCAGACACATCGGAGCACTTTTGGGAATCCACCATTAAAGCATCAAACACTTCAAAGTCAGTTTTCTTCACTTGAATGATGTTGTTAACTGTGCCAAGCTGGCTGGTTACTATTGGCTgggaagagacagacaggcagaaatCACAACGTGGAAGGTCTCCGGAGTTCTTCTAGAGGATTTGGCATTCCTGGCTGGAAGGTCTCATCTCCTGGCTAGCCACCCTGCTCTTCTTGGTCAAGGGTGCCAACAGCCTGACAATTAGCACTGCATCTAGCTCAGCCACACACAGGGACTTTGAACAGCAGGACAAAGGGACGTGGCAACAATCCAGAAGGGAAGGTGATTTGTTGGGACTGTTGCAGTCAGAGGagcaagggcaggagaagagtaCCTCAGAAGGGTCGTGTGTCCACTGCCCATCCACGAGGAACTTGTACTGATGCTCCCCTTCGGGCAGATCCAGGATGGCGACAAAGTTATTGTGGCTGCAAGGAAAAAGGAAGCAGAGGATTTCAGCTGAGTGGGCGGCTCTCTGAGCTTACCTGCAAACCAGCCACGGAAGAAAACATTTCCATGTAAAACCAAGAGTTCTGCTGCAGAATCAACATTTCTAACCAATTTAGACAATTCAGTATAATGATCTCAATCTAGACAAGCTATGAGGAAGCAGCGAGGCAAGAGGTCTTCCTGAAAACTCACTCTGCTCAAATCCACGGAAGCCACATTCCTACCATGAAAACGTCAACAAATAGGCATTTGTCTTCCCAACCTGCATGCAAAATACCACCTGGCAGCCTGGATGCCAAGGAGACAGCAACACCAGATACAAACAGCTCTCTGCTCCCGGGTTCTACCCTCCGTCAGTTTGCCTTGGGCAGGAGAGGGGATCAATTTAATAAGATGCACAAACAGTTCCCTAAAGAAACTCGCAGAACCACTTAAGCAAGGTTCCAGGAAACCTCTTTCATTTGATTGTTTGGTTCCTCTGACTTGACCTGACTTGTAACTGTGCCGagtggcttcctcctcctccgctGTTACCGCTGGAAAAGCGGGCAGTCCCGACAGTAATGAGGCCGGGCCCAGCAGGGCGCCGTTTCTCCCTTCCGTTCATCAAGAGTACTCACTAGTGAAGAGGCTTTTTCACTGACACTTTGAGAAGGAGTCCCTGCTAGGCTTCGTGACAAAGTGTTTTACGATCGTCTTGCTAATGATGCCTACATAGCATGCACCTTTCAAACAAAAGTCACACAGAGTCAAAGTCAGAAGGAGCCTCAGAGACCACCTGGTCCGATATTCCTTTCTGAAGATCGGGATCCTGAGGCTCAGGTGTTAATGACAGGTTAGCTGGGCCAAGGTGGCCTCAAATCCCAGTCTCGAAGACTCCCAGGCcacacctccttccactgctctaggaatcaatttctctctttctgaaggAGAAGTTCTGCCTGGACAAACACAGCTGAATATCCGAAGTGAAAGATGTCTATGAAACAGAAATACTTGCAACCATGAGACATTTTCATCTAAGAAAAGCGTCCTCTAAACCTAGAGACTATTGGGTGTGGGATCTGAACCCTACAAATTATTAAGCAAGGTAATTTTTCCATTCAGCATCCACTGAATAAAAACATTCTCTTCTATTCCCCCCCAGAGACTATGTAGAAACAAGAGTATCGCTGGGTTAAGACAAACATGTACATGCTCGCCAAGCAATTACCTCCTTGTGAGGGGAAGTTTACTCCAGTTGTTGAAGGACCCAGATAAGTAAACTTCCTTTCCGCCCCCGGTCCATCGAAATACGGTTGGCCGAGCCTGGGCAGGAGCTTTATCATTCACTTCCAGGTCATGCTGCCAGGCCAGGAATTCCTCCTTCTCTGGAGCCTAGAAACAGAGCGGTTTACTCAGGGGCAGGAAGCCGTGAGTGAGTTCCCTACCACAGACAGTTACCCTAATAGGGACAATTCATTTTAAAGAGGCAGCTGTTATGACCTCGGTTCATATTTGGGCTCATTAACTTACtagctgtgcctcagtttccccacttgcaaaatggagataaaaataaccaCTTCTTAAGCTTTTTGTGAAGCAGACAGCTCTGCATAGTGTGACACGTGCTAAGTGCTTAGTAATTATTAGCCCTTATTATTGTTAGTAAAGAAGTCTACATCACAATTCTGggagaaactataaaactcattgGGACGAAGGCTGCGATGAATCCAAGACTAGCTTAATCAGCATCATTTTTCTCCCATAATTAAGCAAGATTTGAAGTAATGGAAACTTATTAGGGACAATACCAGAGTTGTCAACTTGAAAACCGGCAAATCCAGACTCTGAGGAAGGGAAAAACTATTCACCGAGCGCCAtccaggcactggggagaaaaagacagacaagacAAAGACTGACTCTTGTCGTGGTAAACAGTAACTTTTAGTGCGGGAAGTGCTGTAAAACTGAGGCAGTCCAGAGTAAGAGGGAAATAAACACGTCTGACTCTGGGTGAAACCCATGTGGTTCTagatcttttacatttttcctagTCAGAAGCCAAAGACTTGAGAAGAGCAGGAGTTGGAGGCTGAGAGAGACCATTAAAGGTGTCGAGCGAGCTTCTAGCACCTTCATTTCAAATACCAACCTGAGCTTTTCTTAAAAGGTGCCTTCACTCTAAGCTTTAACAAGATCTACAGATTAAAGAATGGCAGATTTTCCCGAACCACTTTCCACTGAGGACATGACAACTAACCACAGATCTGTGGCCTTTTTTTCGTTTTTGTATCTGGGGCATTCAAGCCAGTGTGTCTGCGGCATCATTTCAGTAACTTCTGAGGAACTGACAATGGACGCTGTTTAAAATCATTCTCCACGGATCATCTGTACGCTAAACGTTTCGTCTAAGAGTTATGGAACAGCAACAGAACAAACACTTCTTGAAGAAAATAGTTTCATTCTTATGGTGTCTTAAACAGCCGTCCTTGGCCAAAATTATTTCCGGGGGAAGGGATGCCAAATCATAGGAGAAACAGGATTCCAAAGTTCGCTTTGCACACCCTTTTTCAGAAATACAACAAATTCAGAAAGCCAGTTCCAGTCACAGCAGGCAGGGCCCAGGAAAAGCAGGTTCTTTATAGATTCAAAGCCAGGATCCAAGTGCGGATGTACTAACAACGTGATTGCCCAGTCCAACATGAGAAAAAACGAGAGTGAAGCTGGAATGAGTTGCCAGGCAATTAGCCTAATGGATAATGATGATTAATATGCAACTGGATACTAACACAGAGTatgacttaatattttaaatagaccAAAGCAAACATTTTTGAGGCCAAagttgggtgggtgggggagcaCCTTCATTTTTCCAAAACCTACTTTGTTCACTGTCCTTTAAGGAATTAGTTCTTCATTTTTCAGGAGCTATCACACACCTATCAGTTGCCAGAATCACTACGTGTCCTTGGACCAGGCCCTGCAGCTGGAAACAGACCCCATCAGGTGGGTAGCAGGAATGTGGCTGAAACAGGAGTCAATAACCATCCTCGGAGTTTCTGAGGAACAAAGCAGACCGCGGCAGGAAGTCCAAATTTGGCCTGCAAAATGTTTGCTTTGgcttgtttaaaatattaagtcaTATTTAAACAACCGGGGGGCAGGCGAGCTGAATGGCAGCTGGCTGCCTCCTTCAGAGTGACACTTCACTCATACACTGAGCTCCAGAAGTCGATCACTTTTCTACGCCCGCTCTCAAGGAGCAGGGCGAGCCAAAAGTTTTAGGGGGAACTAAGCAGCTCTGGCAACTGCAGTCAGCTGTTCCACTCTTTCAGCGTAGTGTGCGCGCTGCTTTATCTCCAAAATTGACCATAAACTGCAAAACCAACTACTACAAAAAGCGCCAGTCTGCGTAAAGGTGAGGGACGACTCCTCAGAGCCGTGCAATTAATTACACCGAAGAGAATGGCAGAGGCTGGGGCTCAATTACTGCTAACTCGACCATCTTAATTAATTAAGAATTCGAAACGCTGTCCCAGAGCTGTTTTCTCCTTAATGATGTTCAAAGAAGTgagttcctcctcctccctcggGGCGCCTTTCTCAGATCGGTAATTAGATACAGGTTCTCGGACTGCCAAGCGGGGTCTTACAGGGTTTTTAAGTGCCCGGGGTCAAGCATCGCCTCCCTCCCGCTCGCGATGATGAATTTTAGAGGGGACTTGGCGGGGAATCTAGTAGAGGGGTCCTCCCCTCAACAGAAGTCAAGGGGACTCGATTCCCCCGCCCCCTCTCACCTTCATTTCCTCGGAGTGGAAGAGGTCGGCGTCCTCGGGGCTGTCCATGAGGATCTTGGGCCTGTCCCCGTCCTTGGCGCCCCCCGAGCTGTCCCTTCGGGGCGTCTTATGGCCGTGCCGCTCCAGCGCGGCGCGCTCGCTGCTCGTGTTGCCCATGGCGGGGGTCTGCGGGGACTCCGGGAAAGGACAGGGGACTCCTGGAGTCAGGGGGTCACCAGGACCCTAGGGAAAGAGTCGGAGAACCGGGTAGCACACCCCTCGGGCTAGTG
This genomic stretch from Equus przewalskii isolate Varuska chromosome 7, EquPr2, whole genome shotgun sequence harbors:
- the PRKAB1 gene encoding 5'-AMP-activated protein kinase subunit beta-1, whose protein sequence is MGNTSSERAALERHGHKTPRRDSSGGAKDGDRPKILMDSPEDADLFHSEEMKAPEKEEFLAWQHDLEVNDKAPAQARPTVFRWTGGGKEVYLSGSFNNWSKLPLTRSHNNFVAILDLPEGEHQYKFLVDGQWTHDPSEPIVTSQLGTVNNIIQVKKTDFEVFDALMVDSQKCSDVSELSSSPPGPYHQEPYVSKPEERFKAPPILPPHLLQVILNKDTGISCDPALLPEPNHVMLNHLYALSIKDGVMVLSATHRYKKKYVTTLLYKPI